In the bacterium genome, one interval contains:
- a CDS encoding sigma-70 family RNA polymerase sigma factor: MAEESTDTELIEATLGGREEAFEMLMKRYERFVYKLAFGFGRSHENALDLSQTIFLKVYRKLSLFQGQSSFRTWLAKVAYHEGLNWRRANRRHLDGREELTQVADSGSTPQDQGVLKEERTRLVLGGLAQLNRRYRTAIELRYFHGMGVREIASVLGCSEGVAKNALFRGIRRLRSQLAQA, from the coding sequence ATGGCGGAAGAGTCCACAGACACCGAGCTGATCGAGGCGACGCTCGGCGGGCGTGAGGAGGCCTTCGAGATGTTGATGAAGCGCTACGAGCGCTTCGTCTACAAGCTCGCCTTCGGCTTCGGCCGCAGTCACGAGAACGCTCTGGACTTGAGCCAGACGATCTTCTTGAAGGTCTACCGCAAGCTCTCGTTGTTCCAGGGACAGTCGAGTTTTCGGACCTGGCTGGCCAAGGTTGCCTACCATGAGGGCCTCAACTGGCGACGCGCGAATCGGCGCCATCTCGACGGCCGCGAAGAGCTGACCCAGGTTGCCGACTCCGGGTCCACGCCCCAAGATCAGGGCGTTCTCAAGGAGGAACGCACTCGGCTTGTGCTCGGTGGCCTGGCCCAGCTCAACCGGCGCTACCGTACCGCAATCGAGCTGCGCTATTTCCATGGCATGGGGGTGCGCGAGATCGCCTCGGTGCTCGGGTGCAGCGAGGGCGTGGCGAAGAACGCCTTGTTTCGAGGCATTCGCCGACTCAGAAGTCAATTGGCGCAGGCCTGA